From Herbiconiux flava, one genomic window encodes:
- the ppgK gene encoding polyphosphate--glucose phosphotransferase yields MTENTPDTVAVGIDIGGTGIKGAIVDVTTGELLTDRKKFATPEGGKPDDIAKTVTDLMESLGDVPASATVGICFPAVVRHGVTMSAANVSKKWIGFEAEKLFEKTLGRDITFVNDADAAGFAEVRYGAAKGKSGLIILTTLGTGIGTALIYNGVLTPNAELGHLEIGGVDYETRAAYSAKEREDLSWKKWAERLQVYYERLEALFSPDGFIVGGGVSKHHEEFLPLLKLDTPIVPATLRNNAGILGAASLSTMRTTFLE; encoded by the coding sequence GTGACCGAGAACACCCCCGACACCGTCGCGGTCGGCATCGACATCGGCGGCACGGGCATCAAGGGCGCGATCGTCGACGTGACCACCGGTGAGCTGCTCACCGACCGCAAGAAGTTCGCAACTCCCGAGGGCGGCAAGCCCGACGACATCGCCAAGACGGTCACCGACCTGATGGAGTCGCTCGGCGACGTCCCGGCGTCGGCGACCGTGGGCATCTGCTTCCCGGCCGTCGTGCGCCACGGCGTCACGATGTCGGCCGCGAACGTGTCGAAGAAGTGGATCGGCTTCGAGGCCGAGAAGCTGTTCGAGAAGACGCTCGGCCGCGACATCACCTTCGTGAACGACGCGGATGCCGCGGGCTTCGCCGAGGTGCGCTACGGCGCGGCGAAGGGCAAGAGCGGTCTGATCATCCTGACCACCCTCGGCACCGGCATCGGCACCGCGCTGATCTACAACGGGGTGCTCACCCCGAACGCCGAGCTCGGCCATCTCGAGATCGGCGGCGTCGACTACGAGACGAGGGCCGCCTACTCCGCCAAGGAGCGGGAGGACCTGAGCTGGAAGAAGTGGGCCGAGCGCCTGCAGGTCTACTACGAGCGCCTCGAGGCCCTGTTCTCCCCCGACGGCTTCATCGTCGGCGGCGGGGTGTCGAAGCACCACGAGGAGTTCCTGCCCCTGCTGAAGCTCGACACGCCGATCGTGCCCGCCACGCTCCGCAACAACGCGGGCATCCTGGGCGCGGCCAGCCTGTCGACCATGCGGACGACGTTCCTGGAGTAG
- a CDS encoding zinc ribbon domain-containing protein — MKAPAAEQLKLLDLQAADNQVAQLEHSLRTLPQEKRLAELQRDSAAARAEYASVSGELESAQNEIGRVEADIHTVTAREKRDNERLQATSSSKDIQGLERELESLRVRRLNLEDTEFAVMERVEEIEVRLAAITARRDDIATEERMLAGARDEQRQRILKQLEIARSARDAVAGGIVPELLALYQKLRERYGVGAALLQRRVSLGSNVELTGTDLAAIRAAAPDDVVLDPESTCILVRTDESGL; from the coding sequence ATGAAGGCTCCCGCCGCCGAACAGCTCAAGCTCCTCGACCTCCAGGCCGCCGACAACCAGGTGGCGCAGCTCGAGCACTCCCTCCGCACCCTGCCGCAGGAGAAGCGCCTCGCCGAGCTGCAGCGCGACTCCGCGGCGGCCCGGGCCGAGTACGCCTCGGTCAGCGGCGAGCTCGAGAGCGCGCAGAACGAGATCGGCCGCGTCGAGGCCGACATCCACACCGTCACCGCCCGGGAGAAACGCGACAACGAGCGCCTGCAGGCCACGTCGTCGTCGAAGGACATCCAGGGCCTCGAGCGCGAGCTCGAGTCGCTCCGGGTGCGCCGGCTCAACCTGGAGGACACGGAGTTCGCGGTGATGGAGCGCGTCGAGGAGATCGAGGTGCGGCTCGCCGCCATCACCGCCCGCCGCGACGACATCGCGACCGAGGAGCGGATGCTCGCCGGTGCCCGCGACGAGCAGAGGCAGCGCATCCTGAAGCAGCTCGAGATCGCCCGCTCGGCGCGTGACGCGGTGGCCGGGGGCATCGTGCCCGAGCTTCTGGCGCTCTACCAGAAGCTCCGCGAGCGCTACGGCGTGGGTGCGGCCCTGCTGCAGCGGCGGGTGTCGCTCGGCAGCAACGTCGAGCTGACGGGCACCGACCTGGCGGCGATCCGCGCGGCGGCGCCCGACGACGTGGTGCTCGACCCCGAGAGCACCTGCATCCTCGTGCGCACCGACGAGTCGGGGCTCTGA
- a CDS encoding Nif3-like dinuclear metal center hexameric protein, giving the protein MPTSLADLNAAVERLWPTEFAEGWDAPGLVSGAPGDEVRRVLLAVDAVSVTVDEAVDTNADVLLVHHPLLLRGVTTVAETGYKGALLARLIRARCGLIAAHTNADIVDDGTSAVIAAKLGLVETRPIVAGAREGTGLGRVGRMPEPTTLGRLALALGDVLPATATGVRVAGDYDQPVSTVALCGGAGDSLLGDPAVRAADVYITSDLRHHPASESREQTLVAGGPALIDVSHWASEWLWLETAAAQLAEALPDVEFAVSELRTDPWDFVVTQ; this is encoded by the coding sequence GTGCCGACCTCGCTTGCCGATCTGAACGCCGCCGTCGAGCGGCTGTGGCCCACCGAGTTCGCCGAGGGGTGGGATGCGCCGGGCCTCGTGAGCGGCGCCCCGGGCGACGAGGTGCGGCGCGTGCTGCTCGCGGTCGACGCCGTGTCGGTCACCGTCGACGAGGCCGTCGACACGAACGCCGACGTGCTGCTCGTGCACCACCCCCTGCTCCTGCGCGGCGTGACCACCGTCGCCGAGACCGGGTACAAGGGCGCCCTGCTCGCCCGGCTGATCCGCGCCCGCTGCGGCCTCATCGCCGCTCACACCAACGCCGACATCGTCGACGACGGCACCTCGGCGGTCATCGCTGCGAAGCTCGGCCTCGTCGAGACCCGGCCGATCGTGGCCGGCGCACGCGAGGGCACCGGCCTCGGCCGGGTGGGGCGGATGCCCGAGCCCACCACCCTCGGCCGCCTGGCGCTCGCCCTCGGCGACGTTCTGCCCGCCACGGCCACGGGCGTGCGGGTCGCGGGCGACTACGACCAGCCCGTCTCGACCGTCGCGCTCTGCGGGGGAGCGGGCGACTCGCTGCTCGGCGACCCCGCCGTGCGTGCCGCCGACGTGTACATCACCTCCGATCTGCGGCACCACCCGGCCTCCGAGTCGCGCGAGCAGACACTCGTCGCCGGCGGCCCGGCGCTGATCGACGTCTCGCACTGGGCCAGCGAGTGGCTCTGGCTCGAGACCGCCGCCGCCCAGCTGGCGGAAGCGCTGCCCGACGTCGAGTTCGCTGTGAGCGAACTGCGCACCGACCCCTGGGACTTCGTGGTGACCCAGTGA
- a CDS encoding SDR family NAD(P)-dependent oxidoreductase, translated as MGAERVVVVTGASSGIGAVVAEQAAGRGDRVAVVGRDAGRTRSVAERVGGEAFVADFARLDEVRGLADALRQRYGTVDVLLANAGGLVSKRGTTVDGHDLGFQVNHLAPYLLSRLMLPALRAAADVGRDARVVATASAANRWGRIRFDDLEGRRRPWLGGWLPYCSAKLAVVLTMKELARRESAVQAFSVHPGAVVTSFGSDSVLIRVGTALTGGHWGTTPEAGAAPLDALVSDGPVPAPSGTYFDGLKAGGRTARQAEDPEVARELWERSAELVGLPSR; from the coding sequence ATGGGTGCGGAGCGGGTCGTCGTCGTGACCGGGGCGAGTTCGGGGATCGGGGCCGTGGTGGCCGAGCAGGCCGCCGGGCGCGGTGATCGGGTCGCCGTCGTGGGGCGGGACGCCGGGCGCACGCGGAGCGTCGCCGAGCGGGTGGGCGGCGAGGCGTTCGTCGCCGACTTCGCGCGGCTCGACGAGGTGCGGGGGCTCGCGGATGCTCTGCGGCAGCGCTACGGCACGGTCGACGTGCTGCTGGCCAACGCCGGTGGCCTCGTCTCGAAGCGCGGCACGACGGTCGACGGGCACGATCTCGGCTTCCAGGTGAACCATCTCGCACCGTACCTGCTGTCGCGGCTGATGCTCCCGGCACTGCGGGCGGCCGCCGACGTCGGGCGCGACGCCCGGGTCGTCGCGACGGCTAGTGCGGCGAACCGGTGGGGGCGCATCCGCTTCGACGACCTCGAGGGGCGGCGGAGGCCGTGGCTCGGCGGGTGGCTGCCGTACTGCTCCGCGAAGCTGGCCGTGGTGCTGACGATGAAGGAGCTGGCGCGGCGCGAGAGCGCCGTGCAGGCGTTCAGCGTGCATCCGGGAGCCGTGGTGACGTCGTTCGGCAGCGACTCGGTGCTGATCCGGGTGGGCACGGCGCTGACCGGCGGGCACTGGGGCACGACCCCCGAGGCCGGTGCGGCACCGCTCGACGCGCTCGTGTCCGACGGGCCGGTGCCCGCCCCGAGCGGCACGTACTTCGACGGGCTCAAGGCCGGCGGACGCACGGCAAGGCAGGCCGAGGACCCCGAGGTGGCACGTGAGCTGTGGGAGCGATCGGCCGAGCTCGTGGGTCTGCCGTCCCGGTAG
- a CDS encoding DUF1345 domain-containing protein, whose protein sequence is MTDDGGESATTEKAQAEHRWPAAIGVLVILSCYALLPPSLFGTVRYGVIALCVALLLAVVVINPHRLVRETAASRRLGLALTLVIGLTNQVLLVVLISMLVQNSEDGPTLLLGALEIWLTNVIGFALLYWELDRGGPVVRTQRSRRELPPADFRFPQDEDDDAIDEVAAHSSKSSNWRPGFVDYLYFSLSNSMAFSPTDTMPLTHRTKLLMGLEAFAGFVLLALVIARGVSLLG, encoded by the coding sequence GTGACGGATGACGGCGGCGAGAGCGCCACGACCGAGAAGGCGCAGGCCGAGCACCGGTGGCCGGCCGCGATCGGGGTGCTGGTCATCCTGAGCTGCTACGCGCTGCTGCCGCCGAGCCTGTTCGGCACCGTGCGCTACGGCGTGATCGCGCTCTGCGTGGCGCTGCTCCTGGCGGTGGTGGTGATCAACCCGCACCGGCTGGTTCGCGAGACGGCAGCCTCACGGCGGCTGGGGCTCGCGCTGACGCTCGTGATCGGGCTGACGAACCAGGTGCTGCTCGTGGTGCTGATCTCGATGCTCGTGCAGAACTCCGAGGACGGGCCGACGCTGCTGCTCGGCGCCCTCGAGATCTGGCTGACGAACGTGATCGGCTTCGCGCTGCTGTACTGGGAGCTCGACCGCGGCGGCCCCGTGGTGCGCACCCAGCGCTCGCGGCGGGAGCTGCCGCCGGCCGACTTCCGGTTCCCCCAGGACGAGGACGACGACGCCATCGACGAGGTCGCCGCCCACTCCTCGAAGTCGAGCAACTGGCGCCCCGGCTTCGTCGACTACCTCTACTTCTCGCTGTCGAACTCGATGGCCTTCAGCCCCACCGACACGATGCCGCTGACCCATCGCACCAAGCTGCTGATGGGCCTCGAGGCGTTCGCCGGCTTCGTGCTGCTGGCCCTCGTGATCGCTCGCGGGGTCAGCCTGCTCGGCTGA
- a CDS encoding SatD family protein: MVSERAAVIVDIVDSKKLDDRPAAQAAIEAAFAGVDELIAHDAPSSGTEPLVATVGDEFQAVYPTLGSALEATLAARLALPEGIDCRFGIGWGELREVGRGTRGAVQDGSAWWLARAAIEEAHDREDSRTPTLRSWFATDGDARLASAVNAYLLTRDHLVSAMSPRARRLTYGTMRGRLQAELADAEGISQGAVSQSLRRSGGMSVLTATAALKAAL, encoded by the coding sequence ATGGTCTCAGAGCGCGCAGCAGTGATCGTCGACATCGTCGATTCGAAGAAGCTGGACGACCGGCCCGCTGCACAGGCGGCGATCGAGGCGGCCTTCGCCGGGGTCGACGAGCTGATCGCCCACGACGCGCCGTCATCGGGCACGGAGCCGCTCGTCGCCACCGTCGGCGACGAGTTCCAGGCCGTCTATCCCACCCTCGGCTCGGCGCTCGAGGCGACCCTCGCCGCCCGGCTCGCCCTTCCCGAGGGCATCGACTGCCGCTTCGGCATCGGTTGGGGCGAGCTCCGCGAGGTCGGCCGCGGCACCCGTGGCGCCGTGCAGGACGGCTCGGCCTGGTGGCTCGCCCGCGCGGCCATCGAGGAGGCGCACGACCGCGAGGACTCCCGCACCCCCACCCTCCGCAGCTGGTTCGCCACCGACGGCGACGCGCGCCTCGCCTCCGCCGTCAACGCCTACCTGCTCACCCGCGACCACCTCGTCAGCGCGATGAGCCCGCGCGCCCGCCGCCTCACCTACGGCACCATGCGCGGGCGCCTGCAGGCCGAGCTGGCCGACGCCGAGGGCATCTCGCAGGGGGCGGTCTCCCAGTCGCTCCGGCGCTCGGGTGGCATGAGCGTGCTCACGGCCACCGCCGCGCTCAAGGCGGCGCTGTGA
- a CDS encoding peroxiredoxin — protein sequence MALENDTLAPDFDLPNQYGERIRLSQFQGKKPVALVFFPLAFSGVCTSELCALEDNISLFDDANVKLIGISVDSKATLRAWAEKEGYDFDLVADFWPHGDVAKDYGVFLEEKGFANRATFLIDTNRIIRASFITAPGEARSIAAYRAALEDLLPARV from the coding sequence ATGGCTTTGGAGAACGACACCCTCGCTCCCGATTTCGACCTCCCCAACCAGTACGGGGAGCGCATCCGGCTCAGTCAGTTCCAGGGCAAGAAGCCCGTGGCGCTGGTGTTCTTTCCGCTCGCCTTCTCGGGCGTCTGCACCAGCGAGCTCTGCGCCCTCGAGGACAACATCTCGCTCTTCGACGACGCGAACGTCAAGCTCATCGGCATCTCGGTCGACTCGAAGGCCACGCTCCGCGCCTGGGCCGAGAAGGAGGGCTACGACTTCGACCTGGTCGCCGACTTCTGGCCGCACGGCGACGTCGCCAAGGACTACGGGGTGTTCCTGGAGGAGAAGGGCTTCGCGAACCGCGCGACCTTCCTGATCGACACCAACCGCATCATCCGCGCCTCGTTCATCACCGCCCCCGGCGAGGCCCGCTCGATCGCCGCCTACCGCGCTGCCCTCGAAGACCTGCTGCCCGCCCGCGTCTGA
- the aceE gene encoding pyruvate dehydrogenase (acetyl-transferring), homodimeric type, which translates to MTVNDQDPYSSGHIDSDPEETAEWNESLDALVEARGHGRARDIVLSLLKRSKELHLGVPMVPTTDYINTIAPENEAPFPGDEALERKYRAWIRWNAAMTVHRAQRPGIAVGGHISTYASSAALYEVGFNHFFRGQDHPGGGDQIFIQGHASPGTYARAYLEGRLDENQLDGFRQEKSHPGGGLSSYPHPRLMPEFWQFPTVSMGLGPINAIYQAQANKYLTNRGIKDASDQQVWAFLGDGEMDEVESRGQLQVAANDGLDNLNFVINCNLQRLDGPVRGNGKIIQELESFFRGAGWNVIKVIWGREWDDLLARDTDGALLNLMNTVPDGDFQTYKAESGAYVRENFFGRDPRALKLVEGYSDDEIWNLKRGGHDYRKVYAAFKAASEHKGQPTVILAHTIKGYGLGPSFEGRNATHQMKKMTLDNLKMFRDEMHIPISDAQLEENPYLPPYYKPGEDDEAIQYLHERRRALGGYLPERRTKHTAITLPDDSSYQTLKKGSGTQEIATTMAFVRLLKDLTRSKDFGNRVVPIIPDEARTFGMDAFFPSNKIYNPKGQTYTSVDRELLLAYKESPQGQIIHVGINEAGAMASFTAIGTSYSTQGEPLIPIYVFYSMFGFQRTGDALWAAGDQMARGFVIGATAGRTTLTGEGLQHADGHSPLLASTNPAVVSYDPAYGYELNHIVRAGLERMYGGQHDDPNVMYYLTVYNEPHVQPAEPEGLDVDGVVRGIYRLKSGWIEGPKAQILSSGVAVPWALEAQELLANDWGVSADVWSVTSWGELRRDGLRAESHNFLHPTEERQTAYVTTKLQDAHGPFVAVTDYMHAVPDQIRQFVPGEYATLGADDFGFSDTRPAARRFFKIDGPSVVVRVLEQLAARGEVDQNAPSWAIEKYRLYDVTAGTSGSAGGES; encoded by the coding sequence GTGACTGTCAACGACCAGGACCCGTACTCCTCGGGGCACATCGACTCCGATCCCGAAGAGACCGCCGAGTGGAACGAGTCGCTCGACGCGCTCGTCGAAGCCCGCGGCCACGGCCGAGCACGTGACATCGTGCTCAGCCTGCTGAAGCGCTCGAAAGAACTGCACCTCGGTGTCCCGATGGTTCCGACGACGGACTACATCAACACCATCGCGCCCGAGAACGAGGCCCCCTTCCCCGGCGACGAGGCGCTCGAGCGCAAGTACCGGGCGTGGATTCGGTGGAACGCGGCCATGACCGTGCACCGCGCGCAGCGCCCCGGCATCGCCGTCGGCGGCCACATCTCGACCTACGCGTCGAGCGCTGCACTCTACGAGGTGGGCTTCAACCACTTCTTCCGCGGCCAGGATCACCCGGGCGGCGGCGACCAGATCTTCATCCAGGGCCACGCCTCCCCCGGCACGTACGCGCGCGCGTATCTCGAGGGCCGGCTCGACGAGAACCAGCTCGACGGCTTCCGCCAGGAGAAGTCGCACCCGGGCGGGGGCCTCAGCTCCTACCCGCACCCGCGGCTGATGCCCGAGTTCTGGCAGTTCCCCACGGTCTCGATGGGTCTCGGCCCGATCAACGCGATCTACCAGGCCCAGGCCAACAAGTACCTCACCAACCGCGGCATCAAGGATGCGTCCGACCAGCAGGTCTGGGCCTTCCTCGGCGATGGCGAGATGGACGAGGTCGAGAGCCGTGGCCAGCTGCAGGTCGCCGCGAACGACGGCCTCGACAACCTGAACTTCGTGATCAACTGCAACCTGCAGCGTCTCGACGGCCCGGTGCGCGGCAACGGCAAGATCATCCAGGAGCTCGAGAGCTTCTTCCGCGGTGCCGGCTGGAACGTCATCAAGGTCATCTGGGGCCGGGAGTGGGACGACCTGCTCGCCCGCGACACCGACGGCGCCCTGCTGAACCTGATGAACACGGTTCCCGACGGTGACTTCCAGACCTACAAGGCCGAGTCGGGCGCCTACGTGCGCGAGAACTTCTTCGGCCGCGACCCGCGCGCCCTGAAGCTCGTCGAGGGCTACTCCGACGACGAGATCTGGAACCTCAAGCGCGGCGGCCACGACTACCGCAAGGTCTACGCGGCGTTCAAGGCCGCGTCCGAGCACAAGGGCCAGCCCACCGTCATCCTGGCGCACACGATCAAGGGCTACGGCCTCGGGCCGTCGTTCGAGGGCCGCAACGCGACCCACCAGATGAAGAAGATGACGCTCGACAACCTCAAGATGTTCCGCGACGAGATGCACATCCCCATCTCCGACGCGCAGCTCGAGGAGAACCCCTACCTCCCGCCCTACTACAAGCCGGGCGAGGACGACGAGGCCATCCAGTACCTGCACGAGCGCCGCCGCGCGCTCGGCGGCTACCTGCCCGAGCGCCGCACCAAGCACACCGCCATCACGCTGCCCGACGACTCCAGCTACCAGACCCTCAAGAAGGGCTCCGGCACGCAGGAGATCGCGACGACGATGGCGTTCGTGCGCCTGCTGAAGGACCTGACCCGCTCGAAGGACTTCGGCAACCGCGTGGTGCCGATCATCCCCGACGAGGCGCGCACCTTCGGCATGGACGCGTTCTTCCCGTCGAACAAGATCTACAACCCCAAGGGCCAGACCTACACCTCCGTCGACCGGGAGCTGCTCCTGGCCTACAAGGAGAGCCCCCAGGGCCAGATCATCCACGTGGGCATCAACGAGGCCGGCGCCATGGCGTCGTTCACCGCGATCGGCACGAGCTACTCGACCCAGGGCGAGCCGCTCATCCCGATCTACGTGTTCTACTCGATGTTCGGCTTCCAGCGCACGGGCGACGCCCTGTGGGCGGCGGGCGACCAGATGGCACGCGGCTTCGTGATCGGCGCGACCGCCGGCCGCACCACCCTCACGGGTGAGGGCCTGCAGCACGCCGACGGCCACTCCCCCCTGCTCGCCTCGACCAACCCCGCGGTGGTCAGCTACGACCCGGCCTACGGCTACGAGCTGAACCACATCGTGCGGGCGGGCCTCGAGCGCATGTACGGCGGCCAGCACGACGACCCGAACGTCATGTACTACCTCACGGTGTACAACGAGCCGCACGTGCAGCCGGCCGAGCCCGAGGGTCTCGACGTCGACGGCGTCGTGCGCGGCATCTACCGCCTGAAGTCGGGCTGGATCGAGGGCCCCAAGGCTCAGATCCTCTCCTCCGGCGTGGCGGTGCCGTGGGCCCTCGAGGCGCAGGAGCTGCTCGCGAACGACTGGGGCGTGTCGGCCGACGTGTGGTCGGTCACCTCCTGGGGCGAGCTGCGGCGCGACGGTCTCCGGGCCGAGTCGCACAACTTCCTGCACCCCACCGAGGAGCGCCAGACGGCCTACGTCACCACCAAGCTGCAGGATGCGCACGGTCCGTTCGTGGCCGTCACCGACTACATGCACGCGGTGCCCGACCAGATCCGTCAGTTCGTCCCGGGCGAGTACGCCACGCTCGGCGCCGACGACTTCGGCTTCTCCGACACGCGTCCGGCGGCCCGTCGCTTCTTCAAGATCGACGGCCCCTCGGTCGTGGTGCGCGTGCTCGAGCAGCTCGCGGCCCGCGGCGAGGTCGACCAGAACGCCCCCTCGTGGGCGATCGAGAAGTACCGTCTCTACGACGTCACCGCCGGAACCTCCGGCTCGGCGGGCGGCGAGAGCTGA
- a CDS encoding PucR family transcriptional regulator has product MPKTKEQTLAWLRTISGELSTATIKKLDATLPWYGDMPPGRRSAVGLVAQQGIKSFIQWYDDPTTTTWIAADVFGSAPRELLRSVSLQQTLQLIRVVVEVVEERVRGTDASLREAILLYSREIAFAAADVYARAAEARGLWDARLEALVVDSILSGEYDDELPSRIAALGWHGHGEVSVLVGTTPRQLDVDQLRRTARHLNADLLIGVQGGRLVLVIGRAQPASSYDQVPDAQPGDPAIDTPPAEPVLSFLDIATQLEPGFGPGYLVLGHEVPSVVDASRSAKAALAGFAVARAWRNAPRPMLADDLLPERALAGDPLARSTLVNRVYRPLQDQSPELMTTLWCYLDNGRSLEATARELFVHPNTVRYRLKRVTQVIGWDATGAREALILQSALILGSMNDHDSPGHRR; this is encoded by the coding sequence ATGCCTAAGACCAAGGAGCAGACACTCGCGTGGCTGCGCACCATCTCGGGCGAGCTCTCGACCGCGACGATCAAGAAGCTCGACGCCACGCTGCCCTGGTACGGCGACATGCCACCGGGGCGACGTTCGGCCGTCGGGCTGGTGGCCCAGCAGGGCATCAAGTCGTTCATCCAGTGGTACGACGACCCGACGACCACCACCTGGATCGCCGCCGACGTCTTCGGCTCCGCTCCCCGCGAGCTCCTCCGCTCGGTGAGCCTGCAGCAGACCCTGCAGCTCATCCGGGTGGTCGTCGAGGTCGTCGAGGAGCGCGTGCGCGGCACCGACGCCTCCCTCCGCGAGGCGATCCTGCTGTACTCGCGCGAGATCGCCTTCGCCGCCGCCGACGTCTACGCCCGTGCGGCCGAGGCCCGGGGCCTCTGGGACGCCCGGCTCGAGGCCCTGGTCGTCGACAGCATCCTGAGCGGCGAGTACGACGACGAGCTGCCCTCGCGCATCGCGGCCCTCGGCTGGCACGGCCACGGCGAGGTCAGCGTGCTGGTGGGCACCACGCCACGCCAGCTCGACGTCGACCAGCTGCGCCGCACCGCGCGGCACCTCAACGCCGACCTCCTGATCGGCGTGCAGGGCGGGCGGCTCGTGCTCGTCATCGGGCGCGCCCAGCCGGCCTCGTCCTACGACCAGGTTCCGGATGCGCAGCCCGGCGACCCCGCGATCGACACCCCGCCCGCCGAACCGGTTCTCTCCTTCCTCGACATCGCCACGCAGCTCGAGCCGGGCTTCGGACCGGGCTACCTCGTGCTCGGCCACGAGGTGCCGAGCGTCGTCGACGCCTCGCGAAGCGCGAAGGCGGCCCTCGCCGGCTTCGCGGTGGCCCGCGCCTGGCGGAACGCCCCGCGGCCGATGCTCGCCGACGACCTGCTGCCGGAGCGCGCCCTCGCCGGCGACCCACTGGCCCGGTCGACCCTCGTCAACCGCGTCTACCGGCCTCTGCAGGATCAGTCGCCCGAGCTCATGACGACCCTCTGGTGCTACCTGGACAACGGCCGCTCGCTCGAGGCGACCGCTCGTGAGCTCTTCGTGCACCCCAACACCGTGCGGTACCGGCTGAAACGTGTGACCCAGGTGATCGGCTGGGACGCCACCGGCGCCCGAGAGGCGCTGATCCTCCAGTCGGCCCTCATCCTCGGGTCGATGAACGATCACGACTCGCCGGGCCATCGGCGCTGA
- a CDS encoding ACP S-malonyltransferase, translating to MIVVVCPGQGSQTPGFLEPWIAESTFRDTLAELGAAASSDLVAHGTTSDADTIRDTAVAQPLIVAAGLLTLRTLFADGRREKVGGIAGHSVGEITAAAGAGILSETDAMRFVGERGRAMADAAALTTTGMSAVVGGDQTAVLELFDEVGVIPANYNGGGQIVVAGAPEALAALTERAPRGVRVIPLQVAGAFHTHFMAPAVERLAAVAATLTPADPTLPIWTNNDGSAVTSGSRFVELLVGQVSSPVRWDLCMESFAAAGVTGLIEVSPAGALTGLAKRGLKGVPAVAVKTPDDLPQAIELIDQAA from the coding sequence ATGATCGTCGTCGTGTGCCCCGGCCAGGGGTCCCAGACCCCGGGCTTCCTCGAGCCCTGGATCGCCGAGTCCACGTTCCGCGACACGCTCGCCGAGCTGGGCGCCGCCGCCTCGTCCGACCTCGTCGCGCACGGAACCACGAGCGACGCCGACACGATCCGCGACACCGCGGTGGCGCAGCCGCTGATCGTCGCGGCCGGGCTGCTGACCCTCCGCACGCTGTTCGCCGACGGGCGCCGCGAGAAGGTGGGCGGCATCGCCGGCCACTCCGTGGGCGAGATCACGGCGGCGGCGGGGGCGGGCATCCTGAGCGAGACCGACGCCATGCGCTTCGTGGGCGAGCGGGGCCGCGCGATGGCCGACGCGGCCGCCCTCACCACGACCGGCATGAGCGCCGTGGTCGGTGGCGACCAGACCGCGGTGCTCGAGCTCTTCGACGAGGTCGGCGTCATCCCCGCCAACTACAACGGCGGCGGGCAGATCGTCGTCGCCGGCGCCCCCGAGGCCCTGGCCGCCCTGACGGAGCGGGCCCCCCGCGGCGTGCGCGTCATCCCGCTGCAGGTGGCCGGCGCCTTCCACACCCACTTCATGGCTCCGGCCGTCGAGCGTCTCGCGGCCGTCGCCGCGACGCTCACCCCGGCCGATCCGACCCTGCCGATCTGGACGAACAACGACGGCTCGGCGGTGACCAGCGGCTCCCGCTTCGTCGAACTCCTCGTCGGCCAGGTCTCCTCGCCCGTGCGCTGGGACCTCTGCATGGAGTCCTTCGCCGCGGCCGGCGTCACGGGGCTGATCGAGGTCTCCCCCGCCGGCGCCCTCACCGGACTGGCGAAGCGCGGGCTCAAGGGCGTGCCCGCCGTCGCCGT